A genomic window from Populus nigra chromosome 7, ddPopNigr1.1, whole genome shotgun sequence includes:
- the LOC133699997 gene encoding CBS domain-containing protein CBSX5-like, which translates to MAASILSHEVSDLCLGKPALSSLSVSATVGEALSALKRFGDLFLSVWSCDQHHSCNSPRSIKVDFAECKCIGKVCLADVICFLSKEENLKNPGKALQEPVSLLLNSKVSGLVRHLEPHASLLEAIDLILEGAQNLVIPLHNPFTRKKLISKSTANSTLHNNREYCWLTQEDIVRYLLNSIGLFSPTPNHTIESLNIIDTESFFTVHYDDPAALPLISQSLVKQTSVAILDADGKLIGEISPFTLNFGDETVAAAIATLSAGELMAYIECGDPPEDLIMLVKERLEERNLGPALDLIEEESGILSSSSDSSYSSSSDEEFGMGRSGRIAGNSARVGRSTETIVCYPWSSLVAVMIQALSHRLSYTWVIEEDGTLVGVVTFAGMIKVLRERLRSMV; encoded by the exons ATGGCAGCAAGTATTTTGTCTCATGAGGTGTCGGACCTATGTCTTGGAAAACCTGCGCTGAGCTCTCTGTCTGTTTCTGCAACCGTCGGGGAAGCGTTGTCTGCTCTTAAGAGATttggtgatttgtttttaagCGTTTGGAGCTGTGATCAACATCACAGTTGTAACTCTCCAAGATCGATCAAGGTTGACTTTGCAGAATGTAAATGCATTGGCAAAGTTTGCTTGGCAGATGTGATTTGCTTCCTGTCTAAagaagagaatttgaagaatcCAGGGAAAGCCTTGCAGGAGCCGGTGTCCCTGCTTCTAAATTCTAAGGTTTCTGGACTTGTTAGGCACCTGGAACCTCACGCCAG CTTACTGGAGGCTATAGATCTCATCCTTGAAGGTGCACAGAACCTTGTGATACCACTTCACAACCCCTTCACAAGAAAGAAGCTGATAAGCAAATCCACTGCCAATTCCACACTTCACAACAACCGTGAGTACTGCTGGCTCACTCAGGAAGACATAGTCCGTTACCTCCTCAACTCCATTGGCCTCTTCTCTCCAACTCCAAACCACACCATCGAGTCCCTCAACATCATTGATACTGAATCCTTCTTTACCGTCCATTACGATGACCCTGCTGCATTGCCcttgatttctcaatccctcgTTAAACAAACATCTGTAGCAATTCTTGATGCAGACGGTAAGTTGATTGGCGAAATCTCACCATTCACATTGAACTTTGGTGACGAGACAGTGGCTGCTGCAATTGCGACACTTTCAGCCGGGGAGTTGATGGCTTACATAGAATGTGGTGACCCGCCAGAGGACCTGATAATGTTGGTGAAGGAAAGACTGGAAGAGAGGAATCTAGGACCTGCGTTGGACTTAATAGAAGAGGAATCAGgaattttatcatcttcatcTGATTCATCCTATTCATCTTCATCAGACGAAGAGTTCGGAATGGGAAGGAGTGGGAGGATAGCTGGGAATTCAGCAAGAGTGGGTAGGAGCACCGAGACAATTGTGTGCTATCCATGGAGCTCATTGGTAGCAGTGATGATTCAAGCCCTTTCACATCGTTTAAGCTACACATGGGTTATTGAAGAGGATGGCACTTTGGTTGGTGTTGTTACCTTCGCAGGAATGATTAAAGTTTTGCGGGAACGTTTGAGGTCAATGGTGTGA